One genomic segment of Schistosoma haematobium chromosome 6, whole genome shotgun sequence includes these proteins:
- a CDS encoding hypothetical protein (EggNog:ENOG410Q8UX~SECRETED:SignalP(1-17)) encodes MLFYFILILVHFQVAMGNWFFTQPKFSFKGQNIESLTNHHHNHHHHHHHHHHHHHHHHHHHHHHHHHHHHHHHHHHHHHHHHHHHHHHHHHHHHHHHHHHHHHHHHHHHHHHHHHHHHHHHHHHHHHHHHHHHHHHHHHHHHHHHHHHHHHHHHHHHHHHHHHHHHHHHHHHHHHHHHHHHHHHHHHHHHHHHHHHHHHHHHHHHHHHHHHHHHHHHHHHHHHHHHHHHHHHHHHHHHHHHHHHHHHHHHHHHHHHHHHHHHHHHHHHHHHHHHHHHHHHHHHHHHHHHHHHHHHHHHHHHHHHHHHHHHHHHHHHHHHHHHHHHHHHHHHHHHHHHHHHHHHHHHHHHHHHHHHHHHHHHHHHHHHHHHHHHHHHHHHHHHHHHHHHHHHHHHHHHHHHHHHHHHHHHHHHHHHHHHHHHHHHHHHHHHHHHHHHHHHHHHHHHHHHHHHHHHHHHHHHHHHHHHHHHHHHHHHHHHHHHHHHHHHHHHHHHHHHHHHHHHHHHHHHHHHHHHHHHHHHHHHHHHHHHHHHHHHHHHHHHHHHHHHHHHHHHHHHHHHHHHHHHHHHHHHHHHHHHHHHHHHHHHHHHHHHHHHHHHHHHHHHHHHHHHHHHHHHHHHHHHHHHHHHHHHHHHHHHHHHHHHHHHHHHHHHHHHHHHHHHHHHHHHHHHHHHHHHHHHHHHHHHHHHHHHHHHHHHHHHHHHHHHHHHHHHHHHHHHHHHHHHHHHHHHHHHHHHHHHHHHHHHHHHHHHHHHHHHHHHHHHHHHHHHHHHHHHHHHHHHHHHHHHHHHHHHHHHHHHHHHHHHHHHHHHHHHHHHHHHHHHHHHHHHHHHHHHHHHHHHHHHHHHHHHHHHHHHHHHHHHHHHHHHHHHHHHHHHHHHHHHHHHHHHHHHHHHHHHHHHHHHHHHHHHHHHHHHHHHHHHHHHHHHHHHHHHHHHHHHHHHHHHHHHHHHHHHHHHHHHHHHHHHHHHHHHHHHHHHHHHHHHHHHHHHHHHHHHHHHHHHHHHHHHHHHHHHHHHHHHHHHHHHHHHHHHHHHHHHHHHHHHHHHHHHHHHHHHHHHHHHHHHHHHHHHHHHHHHHHHHHHHHHHHHHHHHHHHHHHHHHHHHHHHHHHHHHHHHHHHHHHHHHHHHHHHHHHHHHHHHHHHHHHHHHHHHHHHHHHHHHHHHHHHHHHHHHHHHHHHHHHHHHHHHHHHHHHHHHHHHHHHHHHHHHHHHHHHHHHHHHHHHHHHHHHHHHHHHHHHHHHHHHHHHHHHHHHHHHHHHHHHHHHHHHHHHHHHHHHHHHHHHHHHHHHHHHHHHHHHHHHHHHHHHHHHHHHHHHHHHHHHHHHHHHHHHHHHHHHHHHHHHHHHHHHHHHHHHHHHHHHHHHHHHHHHHHHHHHHHHHHHHHHHHHHHHHHHHHHHHHHHHHHHHHHHHHHHHHHHHHHHHHHHHHHHHHHHHHHHHHHHHHHHHHHHHHHHHHHHHHHHHHHHHHHHHHHHHHHHHHHHHHHHHHHHHHHHHHHHHHHHHHHHHHHHHHHHHHHHHHHHHHHHHHHHHHHHHHHHHHHHHHHHHHHHHHHHHHHHHHHHHHHHHHHHHHHHHHHHHHHHHHHHHHHHHHHHHHHHHHHHHHHHHHHHHHHHHHHHHHHHHHHHHHHHHHHHHHHHHHHHHHHHHHHHHHHHHHHHHHHHHHHHHHHHHHHHHHHHHHHHHHHHHHHHHHHHHHHHHHHHHHHHHHHHHHHHHHHHHHHHHHHHHHHHHHHHHHHHHHHHHHHHHHHHHHHHHHHHHHHHHHHHHHHHHHHHHHHHHHHHHHHHHHHHHHHHHHHHHHHHHHHHHHHHHHHHHHHHHHHHHHHHHHHHHHHHHHHHHHHHHHHHHHHHHHHHHHHHHHHHHHHHHHHHHHHHHHHHHHHHHHHHHHHHHHHHHHHHHHHHHHHHHHHHHHHHHHHHHHHHHHHHHHHHHHHHHHHHHHHHHHHHHHHHHHHHHHHHHHHHHHHHHHHHHHHHHHHHHHHHHHHHHHHHHHHHHHHHHHHHHHHHHHHHHHHHHHHHHHHHHHQSFTKRNDNKTDQELTKNLPLGDDPIPQSFTWRDVEELNDAERGIVMFRENEKLIKTQMDKMAQNLFAESEAINKYVKCISKQHQAESYHSFTKEMSEQFENKDLMSFPHYSTLKDCFMRQKPISEKQKFNNKNKVCKILGTFTEKDIQVLNRLISKKYDILWRWNRVLFNYDFASRNIEQTVDFLKKLYENW; translated from the exons atgttattttatttcatcttgATTTTGGTACATTTTCAAGTTGCTATGGGAAACT GGTTTTTTACACAACCTAAATTTTCATTTAAGGGTCAAAATATTGAA TCGTTAAcgaatcatcatcataatcatcatcatcatcatcatcatcatcatcatcatcatcatcatcatcatcatcatcatcatcatcatcatcatcatcatcatcatcatcatcatcatcatcatcatcatcatcatcatcatcatcatcatcatcatcatcatcatcatcatcatcatcatcatcatcatcatcatcatcatcatcatcatcatcatcatcatcatcatcatcatcatcatcatcatcatcatcatcatcatcatcatcatcatcatcatcatcatcatcatcatcatcatcatcatcatcatcatcatcatcatcatcatcatcatcatcatcatcatcatcatcatcatcatcatcatcatcatcatcatcatcatcatcatcatcatcatcatcatcatcatcatcatcatcatcatcatcatcatcatcatcatcatcatcatcatcatcatcatcatcatcatcatcatcatcatcatcatcatcatcatcatcatcatcatcatcatcatcatcatcatcatcatcatcatcatcatcatcatcatcatcatcatcatcatcatcatcatcatcatcatcatcatcatcatcatcatcatcatcatcatcatcatcatcatcatcatcatcatcatcatcatcatcatcatcatcatcatcatcatcatcatcatcatcatcatcatcatcatcatcatcatcatcatcatcatcatcatcatcatcatcatcatcatcatcatcatcatcatcatcatcatcatcatcatcatcatcatcatcatcatcatcatcatcatcatcatcatcatcatcatcatcatcatcatcatcatcatcatcatcatcatcatcatcatcatcatcatcatcatcatcatcatcatcatcatcatcatcatcatcatcatcatcatcatcatcatcatcatcatcatcatcatcatcatcatcatcatcatcatcatcatcatcatcatcatcatcatcatcatcatcatcatcatcatcatcatcatcatcatcatcatcatcatcatcatcatcatcatcatcatcatcatcatcatcatcatcatcatcatcatcatcatcatcatcatcatcatcatcatcatcatcatcatcatcatcatcatcatcatcatcatcatcatcatcatcatcatcatcatcatcatcatcatcatcatcatcatcatcatcatcatcatcatcatcatcatcatcatcatcatcatcatcatcatcatcatcatcatcatcatcatcatcatcatcatcatcatcatcatcatcatcatcatcatcatcatcatcatcatcatcatcatcatcatcatcatcatcatcatcatcatcatcatcatcatcatcatcatcatcatcatcatcatcatcatcatcatcatcatcatcatcatcatcatcatcatcatcatcatcatcatcatcatcatcatcatcatcatcatcatcatcatcatcatcatcatcatcatcatcatcatcatcatcatcatcatcatcatcatcatcatcatcatcatcatcatcatcatcatcatcatcatcatcatcatcatcatcatcatcatcatcatcatcatcatcatcatcatcatcatcatcatcatcatcatcatcatcatcatcatcatcatcatcatcatcatcatcatcatcatcatcatcatcatcatcatcatcatcatcatcatcatcatcatcatcatcatcatcatcatcatcatcatcatcatcatcatcatcatcatcatcatcatcatcatcatcatcatcatcatcatcatcatcatcatcatcatcatcatcatcatcatcatcatcatcatcatcatcatcatcatcatcatcatcatcatcatcatcatcatcatcatcatcatcatcatcatcatcatcatcatcatcatcatcatcatcatcatcatcatcatcatcatcatcatcatcatcatcatcatcatcatcatcatcatcatcatcatcatcatcatcatcatcatcatcatcatcatcatcatcatcatcatcatcatcatcatcatcatcatcatcatcatcatcatcatcatcatcatcatcatcatcatcatcatcatcatcatcatcatcatcatcatcatcatcatcatcatcatcatcatcatcatcatcatcatcatcatcatcatcatcatcatcatcatcatcatcatcatcatcatcatcatcatcatcatcatcatcatcatcatcatcatcatcatcatcatcatcatcatcatcatcatcatcatcatcatcatcatcatcatcatcatcatcatcatcatcatcatcatcatcatcatcatcatcatcatcatcatcatcatcatcatcatcatcatcatcatcatcatcatcatcatcatcatcatcatcatcatcatcatcatcatcatcatcatcatcatcatcatcatcatcatcatcatcatcatcatcatcatcatcatcatcatcatcatcatcatcatcatcatcatcatcatcatcatcatcatcatcatcatcatcatcatcatcatcatcatcatcatcatcatcatcatcatcatcatcatcatcatcatcatcatcatcatcatcatcatcatcatcatcatcatcatcatcatcatcatcatcatcatcatcatcatcatcatcatcatcatcatcatcatcatcatcatcatcatcatcatcatcatcatcatcatcatcatcatcatcatcatcatcatcatcatcatcatcatcatcatcatcatcatcatcatcatcatcatcatcatcatcatcatcatcatcatcatcatcatcatcatcatcatcatcatcatcatcatcatcatcatcatcatcatcatcatcatcatcatcatcatcatcatcatcatcatcatcatcatcatcatcatcatcatcatcatcatcatcatcatcatcatcatcatcatcatcatcatcatcatcatcatcatcatcatcatcatcatcatcatcatcatcatcatcatcatcatcatcatcatcatcatcatcatcatcatcatcatcatcatcatcatcatcatcatcatcatcatcatcatcatcatcatcatcatcatcatcatcatcatcatcatcatcatcatcatcatcatcatcatcatcatcatcatcatcatcatcatcatcatcatcatcatcatcatcatcatcatcatcatcatcatcatcatcatcatcatcatcatcatcatcatcatcatcatcatcatcatcatcatcatcatcatcatcatcatcatcatcatcatcatcatcatcatcatcatcatcatcatcatcatcatcatcatcatcatcatcatcatcatcatcatcatcatcatcatcatcatcatcatcatcatcatcatcatcatcatcatcatcatcatcatcatcatcatcatcatcatcatcatcatcatcatcatcatcatcatcatcatcatcatcatcatcatcatcatcatcatcatcatcatcatcatcatcatcatcatcatcatcatcatcatcatcatcatcatcatcatcatcatcatcatcatcatcatcatcatcatcatcatcatcatcatcatcatcatcatcatcatcatcatcatcatcatcatcatcatcatcatcatcatcatcatcatcatcatcatcatcatcatcatcatcatcatcatcatcatcatcatcatcatcatcatcatcatcatcatcatcatcatcatcatcatcatcatcatcatcatcatcatcatcatcatcatcatcatcatcatcatcatcatcatcatcatcatcatcatcatcatcatcatcatcatcatcatcatcatcatcatcatcatcatcatcatcatcatcatcatcatcatcatcatcatcatcatcatcatcatcatcatcatcatcatcatcatcatcatcatcatcatcatcatcatcatcatcatcatcatcatcatcatcatcatcatcatcatcatcatcatcatcatcatcatcatcatcatcatcatcatcatcatcatcatcatcatcatcatcatcatcatcatcatcatcatcatcatcatcatcatcatcatcatcatcatcatcatcatcatcatcatcatcatcatcatcatcatcatcatcatcatcatcatcatcatcatcatcatcatcatcatcatcatcatcatcatcatcatcatcatcatcatcatcatcatcatcatcatcatcatcatcatcatcatcatcatcatcatcatcatcatcatcatcatcatcatcatcatcatcatcatcatcatcatcatcatcatcatcatcatcatcatcatcatcatcatcatcatcatcatcatcatcatcatcatcatcatcatcatcatcatcatcatcatcatcatcatcatcatcatcatcatcatcatcatcatcatcatcatcatcatcatcatcatcatcatcatcatcatcatcatcatcatcatcatcatcatcatcatcatcatcatcatcatcatcatcatcatcatcatcatcatcatcatcatcatcatcatcatcatcatcatcatcatcatcatcatcatcatcatcatcatcatcatcatcatcatcatcatcatcatcatcatcatcatcatcatcatcatcatcatcatcatcatcatcatcatcatcatcatcatcatcatcatcatcatcatcatcatcatcatcatcatcatcatcatcatcatcatcatcatcatcatcatcatcatcatcatcatcatcatcatcatcatcatcatcatcatcatcatcatcatcatcatcatcatcatcatcatcatcatcatcatcatcatcatcatcatcatcatcatcatcatcatcatcatcatcatcatcatcatcatcatcatcatcatcatcatcatcatcatcatcatcatcatcatcatcatcatcatcatcatcatcatcatcatcatcatcatcatcatcatcatcatcatcatcatcatcatcatcatcatcatcatcatcatcatcatcatcatcatcatcatcatcatcatcatcatcatcatcatcatcatcatcatcatcatcatcatcatcatcatcatcatcatcatcatcatcatcatcatcatcatcatcatcatcatcatcatcatcatcatcatcatcatcatcatcatcatcatcatcatcatcatcatcatcatcatcatcatcatcatcatcatcatcatcatcatcatcatcatcatcatcatcatcatcatcatcatcatcatcatcatcatcatcatcatcatcatcatcatcatcatcatcatcatcatcatcatcatcatcatcatcatcatcatcatcatcatcatcatcatcatcatcatcatcatcatcatcatcatcatcatcatcatcatcatcatcatcatcatcatcatcatcatcatcatcatcatcatcatcatcatcatcatcatcatcatcatcatcatcatcatcatcatcatcatcatcatcatcatcatcatcatcatcatcatcatcatcatcatcatcatcatcatcatcatcatcatcatcatcatcatcatcatcatcatcatcatcatcatcatcatcatcatcatcatcatcatcatcatcatcatcatcatcatcatcatcatcatcatcatcatcatcatcatcatcatcatcatcatcatcatcatcatcatcatcatcatcatcatcatcatcatcatcatcatcatcatcatcatcatcatcatcatcatcatcatcatcatcatcatcatcatcatcatcatcatcatcatcatcatcatcatcatcatcatcatcatcatcatcatcatcatcatcatcatcatcatcatcatcatcatcatcatcatcaatcgtTTACTAAGAGGAATGATAATAAAACTGATCAGGAATTAACTAAAAATCTGC CATTGGGAGATGATC CCATACCTCAATCTT TTACTTGGAGAGATGTTGAAGAACTAA ATGATGCAGAGCGAGGGATAGTTATGTTCAGAGAAAATGAAAAGTTAATAAAAACTCAAATGG AtaaaatggctcagaatctgtTTGCAGAAAGTGAAGCGATCAATAAgt ACGTGAAGTGtataagtaaacaacatcaagcaGAATCCTATCATTCATTTACCAAAG AAATGAGTGAACAGTTTGAAAATAAAGATCTAATGTCAT TTCCGCACTATTCAACCTTGAAGGATTGTTTCATGAGACAAAAACCTATTTCAGAAA AACAGAAgtttaataacaaaaataaagttTGCAAAATACTTGGAACATTCACTGAAAAAG ATATTCAAGTTCTGAATCGTTTAATTTCTAAGAAATACGATATTTTATGGAGATGGAACAGAGTATTAT TTAACTACGACTTCGCTTCGAGAAATATTGAGCAAACAGTTGATTTCTTAAAAAAG TTATATGAAAACTGGTGA
- a CDS encoding hypothetical protein (EggNog:ENOG410Y65V~COG:S), with protein sequence MKYLLFVCIIKPDYVMIVIIDEINDGIVKAREAYADMSHLWRIRDVSMTVKGRIYNASVRAVLLYASETWSLRVEDVRRLSVFDHRCLRRIADTQWQHNISNAEV encoded by the coding sequence ATGAAATAtctattatttgtttgtataatCAAACCTGATTAtgtaatgattgttattatagATGAGATCAATGAtggtatagtgaaagccagagaggcTTATGCCGATATGAGCCATCTTTGGCGCATTCGTGACGTTAGTATGACTgtgaaaggtcggatctacaacgcgtcggtgagagcagttttgctctatgctagtgaaacctggtctctccgagttgaggatgttagacgactctctgtgtttgatcaccgttgtctccgaaggattgctgacaccCAGTGGCAACACAAcattagtaatgcagaggtttag